GCATCCAAGCGATGACGGGCGGAGGCCCGCCTCCGCAGCACCGGCCTCCGATCTCCTGATCCGACGCTGAGCGCGCCTCCGCTGCGAAGCGGAGGCAACCGACCACGTTGGACCAATCATGCCGGCGCAGGACGCCGGCGGAGATCATCATGCGCAAACTACGCTATGGGCTCGGCGCCGCCGCGCTGGGACTGGCCGGCTTCGTGCTCGGCCTCTGGGTTCAGGGCGGCACCTCCCATCTCGTCGATCTCGGCTCTTCGGCCTTCGCAGCCGTCACGAGGACGGCGTCGGAGACGACGATGCGGGTCGCCAAGGAAGACGACCCGATCGTGTTCTGGCGCGACCCGATGGGCAATCCCGTCGTCTCGGCGGAACCGAAGAAGGACTCCATGGGCATGGACTACGTGCCCGTCCGGCGGTCCGAGGTCGCACCGCTGTTCCCGAAGATCGGGCAGGACGGCCAGACGCCGGCCGATGAGCGCCCGCTATTCTACCGCGATCCCATGGGCGGCACCGATACGTCGCCGGTCCCCCGGAAGGACGGGATGGGCATGGACTACCTGCCGGTCTACCCGTCGCAGGTCGCACCGGTGCTGCCGCCGCTCGGCGCGCGCAGCGAAGCCGCACCGGCCCCGGAAACCCCTGCAGCTTCGGCTGCAGGGGGAGGGCGCCGGATCCTCTACTACCGCAACCCGATGGGCCTTCCCGACACCTCGCCGGTGCCCAAGAAGGATTCGATGGGGATGGACTACACCCCCGTCTACGCCGACGAAACGGCCGACGACGGCAGCATCGGCATCAGCCCGGCTCGCCTCCAGACCATGGGGGTGCGGACCGCGCCGGCGTCCCGGCAGGTCATGACGCGGAGCATCCGCGCCATCGGCACCATCGCCACCGACGAGCGCCGGAGCGCGATGGTGACGCCCCGGGTCGAAGGCTGGATCGAACACCTCTACGTCAACGAGACCGGCCGCGGCGTGGCCGAGGGCGAGCCGCTGATGGAAGTCTACAGCCCGGACCTCCTGCGGGCCCAGTCCGACTATCTCCTGGCCGTCACCAGCGGCCGCTCCGGGGACCTCGAGGGCGGACGGTTTCGTCTGGTGAACCTCGGCCTCTCCGATCCGCAGATCGATCGCATCCGGGCCTCGGGGAGGATCCTCCGAACCATCCAGATCCCGGCGCCGATCGGCGGGACAGTGCTGTCCAAGACCGCCATCGAAGGCATGATGTTCCGCCCCGGAGATCCGCTGTTCCGCATCGCCGATCTCTCCACGGTCGTCGTCCTGATCGACGTCTTCGAACAGGATGTCGGCCTGCTGCGGCAGGGGCTGCCGGTGTCCGTCACCATCGCCGCCTATCCTGGAGAAACGTTCCAGGGCAGCGTCGACCGCATCTACCCGGCGCTGGAAACTGCGACGCGGACCGCCAAGGTCCGCATCACGCTGCCGAACCCGGACGGTCGCCTGCGCATCGGCATGCTGGCGACCGCCGAGGTCGCAGCGCCGACGTCCGGCGGGAACGAGGTCGTCTCGGTTCCGGCGGCTGCGGTGGTCGATAGCGGCGAGCGCCGGACCGTGTTCGTCGAGACCGGCGCCGGCCGGTTCAAGCCGGTCGAGGTTCGGACGGGAGCCCGCGCCGATGGCCGGGTCGAGATCCTCTCCGGCCTCTCCGGAACCGAGACGGTGGTGGACGGCGCCACCTTCCTGATCGATGCCGAGAGCAACATGCGCGCGGCGATTGCCGCGTTCGCGGCGGAGCCCGGGCAGGAGGCGTCGCGATGATCGCGCGCCTCGTCGCGTGGTCGAGCAAGAACGTCTTCCTCGTCCTGTTCGTGACGGCCTTCGTGGTCGGCGCCGGCGTCTGGGCCGTGCGCACCACGGCGCTCGACGCCATTCCCGATCTCTCCGACACCCAGGTCATCGTCTACACTGAGATGCCGGGCCAGTCGCCGCAGGTGGTCGAGGACCAGGTGACCTATCCGCTGACCACGGCGCTGCTCAGCGTTCCTCGCTCGAAGGTGGTCCGCGGCTTCTCGAATTTCGGGGTGTCCTTCATCTATGTGGTCTTCGAGGACGGCACGGATCTCTATTGGGCGCGCAGCCGCGTCCTCGAATACCTGAACGGCGTCGCCGCCAGGCTGCCGGCCGGGGTGACGCCGACGCTCGGTCCGGACGCCAGCGGCGTCGGCTGGGTCTACCAATACGTCCTGCAGAGCGACCGGGATCCCCTGGTCGAGCTCCGCTCGTTCCAGGATTGGGACCTGCGCTACCGGCTCGCCGCCACCGCAGGCGTGGCCGAGGTGGCGAGCGTCGGCGGCTATGTGCGGCAGTACCAGGTCGTGGCCGATCCGGCGCGCCTCCGCGGCTACGGCCTGACGCTGGCGGATGTCCGCGCGGCCATCGAAGCCAGCAACAGCGAGGTCGGCGGCCGGACCGTCGAGATGGCGGAGCGCGAGTTCATCCTGCGCGGCCGAGGCTATGTCCGTGGCACCGATGATCTGGAGAAGATCGTCCTGCGCGCCGCGAACGGCACGCCCGTGCTGCTGCGCGACGTCGCCCGGGTCGAGCTTGGCCCCGACGAACGGCGCGGCATCGCCGAGCTGAACGGCCAGGGCCAGGCGGTCAGCGGCATCGTCGTCCAGCGCGACGGCGAGAACGCCCTCGATGTCATCCAGCGGGTGAAGGACAAGATCGCCGCGGCCAAGGGCACGCTCCCGGAGGGCACGGTCATCACGCCGGTCTACGACCGGTCGGGGCTGATCGAGCGGGCGATCGAGACGCTGCGCGGCACGCTGATCGAGGAGAGCATCGTCGTCGCCGCGGTCTGCCTGATCTTCCTCCTGCATGTGCGCAGCGCGCTCGTCGCGATCCTCATGCTGCCGGTCGGGGTTCTGATCGCCTTCCTGATCATGCGGCTGCTCGGGATCGGCTCGAACATCATGAGCCTCGGCGGCATCGCGATCGCCATCGGCGCCATGGTCGACGCGGCGATCGTCATGATCGAGAACGCCCACAAGCAGCTCGAGCGATCGCCGGACGAGCCGAGGGTCCGGGTGCTGATCCGGGCGGCGAGCGAGGTCGGTCCGGCGCTGTTCTTCAGCCTGCTCGTCATCACCGTGTCGTTCCTGCCGGTGTTCACCCTGGAGGCGCAAGAGGGGCGGCTGTTCCGTCCGCTCGCCTTCACCAAGACCTTCGCCATGGCCGCGGCGGCCTTCCTGTCGGTGACGCTGGTGCCGGTGCTGATGATCCTGTTCGTGCGCGGCCGCATCCTCCCGGAGCACCGCAACCCGATCAACCGCCTGCTGATCGGGCTGTACCGGCCGGTCATCCGCCTCGTGCTGCGGTTCAAGCTGGTGACCATCGTCCTGGCGCTGGCGGTGATGGCCACGGCGATCGTGCCGATCCGGCGGCTCGGCAGCGAGTTCATGCCCAGCCTGAACGAGGGCGTCCTGATGTTCATGCCGGTCACGCTGCCCGGCATCTCGATCACCGCGGCGGAGCAGCTGCTGCAGACCCAGGACCGGATCCTGGCCGGCTTCCCCGAGGTCGCCTCCGCCTTCGGCAAGGCCGGGCGCGCGGCGACGGCGACCGACCCGGCGCCGATGGAGATGAGCGAGACCATCATCAACCTCAAGCCCGAAAGCGAATGGCGTCCCGGGCTGACGGTCGACGGCCTGATCGCGGAGATGAACCAGGCGGTGACGCTGCCCGGCGTCAGCAATGCCTGGACCATGCCGATCCGGGCCCGCACCGACATGCTGTCGACCGGCATCCGGACGCCGGTCGGCATCAAGGTCTACGGCCAGGACCTGAAGGAGATCGAGCGCATCGCCAAGGAGGTCGAGGCGGCCGTGAGGGCGGTGCCGGGCACGACCAGCGCCTTCGCCGAGCGGGTCACCGGCGCGTCCTATCTCGACATCGTGCCGGATCGTGACGCGCTCGCCCGCTACGGTCTTTCGATCGAGCAGTTCCAGGCCGCCGTCGGCTCGGCGCTCGGCGGCGAGACGGTGACCACCACGGTCGAGGGGCGCCGCCGCTTCACCGTCAACCTGCGCTACCCGCGGGATCTGCGGTCGGATCCGGTGGCGATCGCGTCGGAGGTGCTGGTGGAGGGCGCCGACGGCATGCAGGTGCCGCTCGGCAGCGTCGCCCGGATCACGACGACGCAGGGGCCTTCGACCATCCGGACGGAGAACGCGCAGCTTGCCGCCTATGTCTTCGTCGACATGCGCGGCCGCGACATCGGCGGCTACGTCGCCGATGCGCAGCGTGCGGTGGCGGAGAGGGTGAGCCTGCCGTCCGGCATGCATCTCGAATGGAGCGGCCAGTTCGAGTATCTGCAGCGCGCCGAGGCGCGCCTGTCGATCGTCGTGCCGGTGACGCTCGCGATCATCTTCGTGCTGCTGTACCTGAACTTCGGGCGCCTGACCGAGACCCTGATCGTCATGGCCTCGGTGCCGTTCTCCCTGGTCGGCGGCCTCTGGCTGATGGACTGGCTCGGCTTCAACATGAGCGTGCCGGTCGCGGTCGGCTTCATCGCGCTGGCCGGCGTCGCCGCCCAGACCGGCGTGGTCATGCTGATCTATCTCGACCAGGCGTTGCGGGAGATCCGCGAGCGGCGAGCCGCCTCGGGGCAGCCGGTGACGCGGGCCGATCTCCATGAGGCGATCGTCGAGGGTGCGGTCGAGCGTGTTCGGCCCAAGGCGATGACCGTCGCCGCGATCCTCGCCGGCCTGCTGCCGATCCTCTGGACCACCGGGACGGGCTCCGAGGTGATGCGCCGCATCGCCGTGCCGATGATCGGCGGCATGGGCTCGTCGGTCGTGCTGACGCTGGTCGTGATCCCGGCGGTCTATGCCTTCGTCAAAGGCTGGAGCTTGTCGAAGGCATCGCCCGAAGCCGCGGAAATCGGAGTACGGCCGATGGATGCGTCGAGGGTTTAGAATGGGGCTGGCCGGCGCGGGCTCGATGGGCTCGCCGCGCTGCGGCGTCATCCACATTGCCGAGGAGGAGTAGGGACCAATGGGCTTCTACCAGGACCACATCCTGCCGCACCTCGTCGACCTGGCGATGCGCAACGCACAGCTTGCGCCGTACCGCGAGCGCACCGCTGCCGCGGCCGAGGGCCAAGTGCTGGAGATCGGCATCGGCTCCGGGCTCAACCTGCCCCTCTACGGGCCGCAGGTGCGCGAGGTCCTCGGCCTCGAGCCGTCGCCACGGCTGATCGAGATGGCGCGAGGCGCAGCGAAGGAGGCGCGACCGCCCGTGACGTTCATCGAGGGCCTGGCCGAGGCGATCCCGCTGGACCGAGCCAGCGTCGACACCGTGGTGACGACCTGGACGCTCTGCACCATCCCCCAGGCGATCCCGGCGCTCGAGGAGATGCGCCGGGTGCTCAGGCCCGGCGGGCAGCTCCTGTTCGTCGAACATGGCCTGGCGCCCGAGGAAAGGGTGCGCTGGTGGCAGAACCGGCTGACACCCGTCTGGAGGCCCATCGCCGGCGGGTGTCATCTCAACCGGCCGATCAGGACGCTGATCGAGACCGCCGGCTTCACCATCACGGCGCTTGAAAACAGCTACGTGCCGAAGACCCCCCGGATGATGGGCTACCTCTATCAGGGCCGCGCCACGCCGTAGCGCGATACTGTCTCGCTGTCTTGCTGATCACCTGCCGCATCAGGCCTCAGAGGATCCGGTGCAGCGACGCGACAGATCTTGGTGACGAGGGCGGGCATATTGGTCGAGAATTGATCGATCGAAGCCAATGCACGCCATAGGCATAGTTTGGGCGCCGCGCCCAGGAGTGCCTGATGCCCCTCTACCTTTACAAGGGCACCACCGTCGATCCGCGGCATACGAGGCCGCGGCGGCGTCGGCACGTCCGGCCGGGAATCGCACGGGCTGCGTCTCGCTTCTTCTGGTTCTTTTGCGCCGTGATGGTGCTCGCCCTTCTGCTCGTCGACCTTCTCGTCGGTCTTCGGGCGGTCTCCTGAGATGCGAGGCCGGAGCACGGCGCAGGAGCGGGTGATCTTCGAATGCTGGCGCCTCGATCTGGTGGGATCCGTATGCTCGCGGGCTTCCGGCTCCTGCTCCACTTGGGCTGGGCCCTGGCGGAGGGACATTTGCCAAATCGAGCTGCGCCCACTATCTTTTCCGCATGAGATCGCTCCTCCTGCGCCGGCTGATCGGGCTTCTGGCCCTGTTGGTCTTCGCACTCGTTCTGCCACTGCAGGCGAGCATGGGGGCGACCATGGCCAGTTGCGCCGCGCCTCACGTCGCCATGAATTCGGATCATGGTGACGCGAAGTCGGGTTGCGGCAAGAGCGGCGCCCCGCTGAAAGCCACGATGGGCTCGATCTGCGTCAACGCGACCTGTGCGACCGTCGTTGCGTTTCCGGCGCTGGCGAGCGCTCCTCTCGAGCATGACCACGTCGCTCCGGCGTATCCGTCGACGCAGTTGCTGACCGGTCTTCTCACCGCCCCGGATCCGTTCCCACCTAGACCCACCGTCCGCGCCTGAGCCGCGACCCGTCTTCGCGGGCCGCTCCCTGACGCTTTCGGCCTGACGGGCAGTCGTTCCCAGGGCCGATGGTCATCGCCGATCGCAGCAGCGGTCGTCGATGACAGGATCGACGGACGTGATGTCTCCATACCCATTGCTGCCGGTCTTGAACCGG
The sequence above is drawn from the Inquilinus sp. Marseille-Q2685 genome and encodes:
- a CDS encoding efflux RND transporter periplasmic adaptor subunit; its protein translation is MDQSCRRRTPAEIIMRKLRYGLGAAALGLAGFVLGLWVQGGTSHLVDLGSSAFAAVTRTASETTMRVAKEDDPIVFWRDPMGNPVVSAEPKKDSMGMDYVPVRRSEVAPLFPKIGQDGQTPADERPLFYRDPMGGTDTSPVPRKDGMGMDYLPVYPSQVAPVLPPLGARSEAAPAPETPAASAAGGGRRILYYRNPMGLPDTSPVPKKDSMGMDYTPVYADETADDGSIGISPARLQTMGVRTAPASRQVMTRSIRAIGTIATDERRSAMVTPRVEGWIEHLYVNETGRGVAEGEPLMEVYSPDLLRAQSDYLLAVTSGRSGDLEGGRFRLVNLGLSDPQIDRIRASGRILRTIQIPAPIGGTVLSKTAIEGMMFRPGDPLFRIADLSTVVVLIDVFEQDVGLLRQGLPVSVTIAAYPGETFQGSVDRIYPALETATRTAKVRITLPNPDGRLRIGMLATAEVAAPTSGGNEVVSVPAAAVVDSGERRTVFVETGAGRFKPVEVRTGARADGRVEILSGLSGTETVVDGATFLIDAESNMRAAIAAFAAEPGQEASR
- a CDS encoding efflux RND transporter permease subunit encodes the protein MIARLVAWSSKNVFLVLFVTAFVVGAGVWAVRTTALDAIPDLSDTQVIVYTEMPGQSPQVVEDQVTYPLTTALLSVPRSKVVRGFSNFGVSFIYVVFEDGTDLYWARSRVLEYLNGVAARLPAGVTPTLGPDASGVGWVYQYVLQSDRDPLVELRSFQDWDLRYRLAATAGVAEVASVGGYVRQYQVVADPARLRGYGLTLADVRAAIEASNSEVGGRTVEMAEREFILRGRGYVRGTDDLEKIVLRAANGTPVLLRDVARVELGPDERRGIAELNGQGQAVSGIVVQRDGENALDVIQRVKDKIAAAKGTLPEGTVITPVYDRSGLIERAIETLRGTLIEESIVVAAVCLIFLLHVRSALVAILMLPVGVLIAFLIMRLLGIGSNIMSLGGIAIAIGAMVDAAIVMIENAHKQLERSPDEPRVRVLIRAASEVGPALFFSLLVITVSFLPVFTLEAQEGRLFRPLAFTKTFAMAAAAFLSVTLVPVLMILFVRGRILPEHRNPINRLLIGLYRPVIRLVLRFKLVTIVLALAVMATAIVPIRRLGSEFMPSLNEGVLMFMPVTLPGISITAAEQLLQTQDRILAGFPEVASAFGKAGRAATATDPAPMEMSETIINLKPESEWRPGLTVDGLIAEMNQAVTLPGVSNAWTMPIRARTDMLSTGIRTPVGIKVYGQDLKEIERIAKEVEAAVRAVPGTTSAFAERVTGASYLDIVPDRDALARYGLSIEQFQAAVGSALGGETVTTTVEGRRRFTVNLRYPRDLRSDPVAIASEVLVEGADGMQVPLGSVARITTTQGPSTIRTENAQLAAYVFVDMRGRDIGGYVADAQRAVAERVSLPSGMHLEWSGQFEYLQRAEARLSIVVPVTLAIIFVLLYLNFGRLTETLIVMASVPFSLVGGLWLMDWLGFNMSVPVAVGFIALAGVAAQTGVVMLIYLDQALREIRERRAASGQPVTRADLHEAIVEGAVERVRPKAMTVAAILAGLLPILWTTGTGSEVMRRIAVPMIGGMGSSVVLTLVVIPAVYAFVKGWSLSKASPEAAEIGVRPMDASRV
- a CDS encoding class I SAM-dependent methyltransferase, with the protein product MGFYQDHILPHLVDLAMRNAQLAPYRERTAAAAEGQVLEIGIGSGLNLPLYGPQVREVLGLEPSPRLIEMARGAAKEARPPVTFIEGLAEAIPLDRASVDTVVTTWTLCTIPQAIPALEEMRRVLRPGGQLLFVEHGLAPEERVRWWQNRLTPVWRPIAGGCHLNRPIRTLIETAGFTITALENSYVPKTPRMMGYLYQGRATP